The Streptomyces rimosus genomic interval CCGCGGGGACGAGGTGGCCGTCACCTGGCAGCGGCCGGGCGAGCCGGAGCGCATCGAGACGGCGGCGGCCTGCGTACTGGCCGTGCCGCCACCGCAAGTACCGCCGCTGTACGCGCAACTCACGCACGACCAGCGGGAGTTCCTGGACGACGCGCCGTACGCCCGCAGCATCCACGTCGCCTTCGGGCTCGACCGGCCCACGCGGGAGCGGGCGATGCTGGTGCAGGCGTCCCGCGTAGAACACCACGACCTCTGCGCGTTCGTCCTGGAGCACAACCTCTCCCCGCAGCGTGTGCCGGACGGGACCGGGCTGGTGATGACGCATCTGCGCGGCGCGTGGTCGGACCGTAACTGGGACCTGGGGGACGACAAGGTGGTGGACCACGTCCTGGCGGGCGTCCGGCGGCTGGGGGTCCTGCCCGAGCTGGAGCGCCACACCACGATGACGCACGTCTGGCGCGTCTCGCCGTGCCTGATCGGCCGGCGGCCGGGCGACTACCGCGCCATCGCACGGTTCGCGGCCGGATTCGACCCCCGCGGCCGCGTCCAGCTCGCCGGCGGCGACCACCTGGGGCACTCGACCACCAACAGCAGTGTCTGCTCGGGCGAGCGGGCCGCCCGCAACCTGCTAGCCCGGCTGCGCGGCGAAGGAGCGCTCGCGCCGGTGCACCACTGATGCGCACCCCGGCGGCGCAACTGCCCGCTCTCGCAACCGATTCACCCGTAAGAGTGGCTGCTTACGGGTGGATCGGGCGCGCCGGAACGGCTATTCACGGGCGCGCGTAGCACGCTCCGGCCCGCGGCGCGCGACAAGTCACTCATCCTGGTTACCGCGGGTCCGTATGGGCGTACGCTCTGCGCTATCGCAGGCAGAGTGCGGCCGGACGGGCCCGCACTCGCGGCGGGCGGGAGACGCAGCGCGGCGAACGGATTCGGTCATGAATCACGGCTGGGAACACGTACGCGACGTACGGCGGGAGTTGCTCGAACGCAACACCGAACTGGACGCGCTGGAACGGGCGTTGTCCCGGCTCCGCGGCACCGCCGGCGGCCCGGTGGCCGCCCAGCGCGGCGGCCTGCTCTCCTTCGCCGGATCCGCCGGGATGGGCAAGACCGCGCTGCTCGCCGAGGTACGCGCCCGCGCCGCGGCCCACGGCTGCACCGTGCTCTCCGCACGCGGCAACGAGCAGGAACACGGCATGGCCTTCCACGTCGTACGCCAGCTCGTGCAGCCGGTCCTGGCCGGATACGACGAGGCCACCTGCCGCACCGTCCTGGGCAGCTGGTACGACATCGTCGCCCCGGCCCTCGGCCTGGTGGCCGACGCGGGCGGCAGCTCACCCGACCCCACCGGCGTACGCGACGGCCTGGACTGGCTGGTGACCCGCCTGGCCGTACAGCAGGCCCCCACCGTACTGGTGATGGACGACGCGCAGTGGGCCGACCAGGAGTCGCTGAGCTGGCTGACCGCCTTCGCGCCACGCGCCGAGGACCTGCCGATGCTCGTGGTGGTCGCCTACCGGCCCGACGAACTGCCGCGCAGCGCCGCCGCCTTCCGCAAGCCCGCCGAACGCCACGCCTCCCGGCCCTACGTCCTCACCCCGCTCACCTGCGACGCGGTCAGCAGCATCATCCGCGACGCGGTGGGCGACGAGGCCGAGGAGAAGTTCTGCACCGAATGCTGGGCGGTCACCGACGGCAACCCCTTCGAAGCCGTGGAACTCGCCGCCGGACTGCGCGAGCGCGGCCTCAAGGGCTGCCGGGACGACCTGCCGGCGCTGCGCGAACTGGGCTCGGCCGTCAAGGGCAAGGGCCTGGTCGAGCGGCTGGACCGGCTCGGCGGCGCCGCCGTCCGCCTCGCCTGGGCCGTCGCCGTCCTGGGCACCTCGGCCACCCCCGAGGTCACCGCCGGAGTCGCCGCGCTCGGCAGCGAGTCCGGGGTGGACGTCGTCGCCCAGCTGCGCGAGGCGCGCATCCTGGCGCCCGACGAGGGCCCGGACGGCATCCTGCAGTTCGCCCACCCGCTCATCGCCACCGCCGTCCACCGGGCGATCCCGACAGCACTGCGCGTCGGCATGCACAACGTCGCCGCCGAAGCCGTGGTGGAAGCCGGGCTCGGGCCGACGGTCGCCGCGCGGCACCTGCTGGAGGTGCCCTGCGAGGGCGACGACTGGGTCGTCCAGCGGCTGCGCCAGGCCGCGCAGGAATACGTACGCGCCGGAGCCCCCGACGCCGCCCGCCGCTTCCTGACCCGCGCCCTGCGCGAACCGCCCTCGCCCGAGGACCGCGCCGCCGTCCTGTTCGAACTGGGCGCCGCCACCTTCCTCGCCGCGCCCGAGGTCACCGTCAACTACCTGCGCGAAGCGCTGGCCGAACCGGACGTCGAGCCCGAGCTGCGCGAGGCCATCACCTACCGGCTGGCCCAGGCCCTCGCCCACACCGACCAGGTGGCCGAGGCCGCGGCGGTGGCCGCCGAGGAAGCCCGGCGCACCAGCCTCCCCGCCACCCGGCTGCGCATGCAGGCCGAGAACTTCGTATGGAGCGCCTTCCGGGCCGACGAACCGGACTCCGCTGCCCGCTCCCGCAGGCTGGCCCGGCTCGCCGACCACCTGACCGGCGACGGCCCCGCCGAGCGCTACATCCTCGGCCTGCGCGCCTGGGACTGCGTGGTGCACGGCGAGCCCGCCGCCACCGCCCTGCGCTACGCCGAAGACGCCCTGGTCGGCGGGCTGAGCTGGACGGAGGACAACCGCGGCTTCGAGGTCCCGGTCGCCGTCGCCATGACGTTCATGTACTGCGACCAGCCAGGCCGCGCCGAGGAACTGTTCACCCGCGGCATGGCCGAGTGCGAACGCAAGGGCTGGCGCGGCGCCCACCTGGCCTTCGGCCACGCCCTGCTCGGCTACATCCGCTACCGCCGCGGCGCGCTCGTCGAGGCCGAGGCGCTGGTCCGCGAAGGGCTGCGGATCGCCGAGCGGGTCGGCGGCGCGGTACCCGCCCAGTGGTACGCCATCGGCATCCTCATCGAGATCCTGCTCGCCCGCGGCCGCATCGAAGAGGCCCAGGAGATCGCCGACCACTTCGGCTACGGCGAAGTGGTGCCCAACGCCGTGGTCTACCCCGACTCCCGTACGGTCTACAGCGAACTGCTGCTGGCCCGCGGCCTGCACCGGCACGCCGAACACCACCTCAAGGCGGTCGGCAGGCGCCTGGACGCCCGCGGCATGCGCAACCCCGCCTGGTGCCCCTGGCAGCTGCTCCTCGCCCGCGCCACCGCGCTCACCGACAGCCCGCACGCCATCGAGCTGGCCGAGGAAGGCGTACGCCGCGCCCGCAGGTTCGGCACCGCCACGGCGATCGGCGAGGCGCTGCACTGCGCCGCCAACGTGATCGGCGGCGGCCGGGCCCTGAAACTGCTCGCCGAGGCCGTACGGGAACTGGAGCACTCGCCCGCCGGGTACGCACTCGCCGAAGCCCTGGTCGACCACGGCGCCGCCCTGCGCCGGGCCGGCCTGCCGCAGGACGCCGCCGAGCGCCTGTACCGCGGGCTGGAGGGCGCCGTCCACTGCGGCGCCGACGCGCTGGCGGAGCGCGCCCGCGACGAACTGTCCGCGGCCGGCCTGCGCCCGCTGCAGCTCCACAGCACCGGCACCGACGCGCTCACCTCCCAGGAGCGGGTGGCCGCCGAACGGCTCGCCCTGGGCTGGGACACCGGCCGTATCGCCGAGGAGCTGGCCACCCCGGAGACGGTCGTCACCCGCCTGCTGTCCAGCGTCTGCCGCAAGATGGGCACGGACTACGCGGGGCTGCCGCGGCTCCTGGAGACGGCCGACCCGGCCACCGTGCCGGACGGGCCGCCGCGGCGTTGACGCCGGGCCCGCCGGCCCCCGGCGGCCACGTACGATGGCGGTATGTCCTTCCTCCGCCGCCGCAGCGCAGCCACGCCCGCCGGGCCTGACTTCGACGTCCTCGCCATGGACCCCGGGGACTGGCCCGGCAACCTCGGGGCCGGGCTGCTGCCCGCCCCCGACGGCAGCTGCCAGGGGGTCTTCCTGCGCTACGACCTGTTCGGCGGGCGCGGCCCCGCGATGATCATCGGCAATCTCCCGGAGGGCTCACCGGCCCGCGACCTCGCGGACGACCAGGTCCCCTTCGAGGTGGCCCAGCTGCTCGCCGCCCTCGGCAACGACGAGCCGGTCACCGTCGTCGAGACCGAGGACACCCCGGTCATGCACGACGACAACCTGCTGATCGTCAAGCGCATCAAGTGCTCCGAGGGCCGCATCTCCTGCGCCCAGTTCGACCGCAGCGACGGCGTCCTGGTCACCATCGCCAGCTGGGACCGCCCGATCACGGACGACCTCTACGCCCTGCTGAAGCCGCTGCCGGCGGAGATGTTCCAGCAGGGGTGAGCCGTCCGGCGCACCGGTTCCCGGCACGGCGCCCGGCTGACGTCCCGCTGTACGCCGCCCTGTCCTGAAGGGCGGCGTACCTCGCGCCACCACCCCCGTTACCCGTCCGAGGACCGCACCTCCACATCCGCCGCCCGCACATACCCCACCCGGTGCCCCACCTGGATCTCGTAGTACACGTCCTTGCCGCGGACGACCGCGTGCTTGGACACGTCGTACGTCGGGGCGTAGAAGTACTCGCCGCGCACCCGGTTGCCGACCGCGTAGCGCTGGCCCGCCAGGAGTTTGTACGGGAGCGGGGTGACGGCCTGTACGGGGACGCCTGCCGGGTAGGCGGCCTGTTCGGGGTAGGCGCGGCCGTAGACCGGGATGTCCGTCCGGCCGGCCTTCGGGGTGATCACCAAGCCCTTCGCGTCGACCGCGGTGGGCTGTTTCGCCGGGTTGTGGAACCACGCCTTCTGGCCGAGGTACCAGATGGCGGTCCACTCGCCGCGGCGCTCCGCGACCGCGTACCGCTGGCCGGTGGTGGCGCGGGCGCCGGTGTCGTTCACGCCGGTCGTCGAGGGGCCGCCGTCCGGCCGCAGGCCGATGTCCTGGACCAGCGGCGCGCTCTCGCTCGGCCCGGTGTGCAGGCGGACCGCCGTGGAGCCGTGCGGCGCGCACGGCTGGCCCGGCTTGACGCAGTCCGTGTAGACGGGCCGGTGGCGGTCGTAGTCGGGACGGATGGTGACCAGGCCGCCCCGGGGGCCCGCCGTACGGACGAACGGGCTGCCCAGCAGCCGGAAGTAGTGCGCCCAGTCCCAGTACGGACCGGGGTCGGTGTGCATGCCCTTGATGGTGGCCGGTGTCGTGCCGGGCACGTTGTCGTGGCCGATGATGTGCTGGCGGTCCAGCGGCAGGCCGTACTTGTGCGCCAGATAGCGCACCAGCCGCGCCGAGGCCCGGTACATCGCCTCGGTGTACCAGGCGTCCGGAGCCGCGAGGAAACCTTCGTGCTCGATCCCTACGGAGTGCGCGTTCACATACCAGTTCCCCGCGTGCCAGGCGACGTCCTTCGTCGGCACATGCTGGGCGATCAGCCCGTCCGCCGACCGGATCGTGTAGTGCCACGACACATACGTCGGGTCCTTGATGAGCTTCAGCGTCGTCTCCCACGACCCCTCGGTGTCATGGATGACGATGGCGTCCACCCGCTGGTCCCGCGGGCGGTCCGCCTTGTCGTGGTTGCCGTAGTCACCGTCGCCGAACTCCTCGTACGGCGCCGGTACGGACACGCAGGAGACCGTGTACGGGCATTCGAGCCGGGACCCGGCGGGCGCGGCGGGGGACCGCAGCCCCAGGCGCCCGAGCTGCGCCCGGTCGGCCGTCAGCCCGGGGGAAGCGGGCAGCGTCACCCGCTGGCCCGAGTCGGTCGTACGGGACTGGCCCTGCCGCAGGACGTCGTACACGTCGTCCGCGAAACCGGCCGCGGTACGGGCGTCGTCCGCGCCCGAATAGCGCGCCACGGAGCCGTACCACCGCGCCGGGTCGGCGGAGAGCGGGCCGAGACGGCGCTGCTCCGCGGCCAGCAGCGCCGCGCCGCCGCGGATGTTCGCCGCCGGATCGCGGCGCAGCCGCTCGGCGGGCAGCCCCGTCAGCCGCGCCGCCCGGTCCAGGGTCCGCAGCCGGGCCGGGAGCGCGGCGGGGGCGGGCAACTGGGCGCGCACCCGCTTGCGGGCCCGGGAATCGTCGCCGCGCGGGTCCTCGTCACCCTCGCCGTGGTGCGGCCGTTCGGCGAGCGCCGTACGGGCGTCGGTCAGGTGCATCGGGCCGTAGCCGCCGGAGACGCTGGGCGCGCCGCCGTGCCCGTCCCAGCGCGACTCCAGGTAGGAGACGGCCAGCAGTACGTTCTGCGGTACGCCGTACTGCGCGGCGGCGTCGGCGAAGGCCCGCTGGAGGGCGTCGGCGGCGGGCTGTGCCGTCGCGGCGCGCGGCTGCCCGGCCGTGCCGGACGGCGCTGCGGAGACCAGGGGCACCAGCAAGGCCGCCGCCGCGACGGCGGTGGCGGCCCTGCGCGCTCTGGAGCGGTGGGTTCTCTTCTCGTCGGATCCTCGCAATGCAGCCTCCTGGGGCCGACCGGGCGAGCCGGGGCGTCTGGCGGATGGTGTGCATACGGTGCGCGTACGGGCGTGCGCGGGAGGGGACCCGAATACAGCTATCGCCTGGCCGACGATCCGTCAATCACCGTGGACCCCACGGGTTTCGCATGTCAGCGCGTGTGCCGCAACCCCGTACGAGCGGACGCGGCGGAGCCCGCACACACGTGAGCGGCACGCCCGGTGCGGCGTGCCGCTCACATACCCCCCTTGACGGATCAGCGGGTGCCGACCGCCGCCCGTACCGCGCGCCGTGCCATCTGGCAGTCGTCGTGCAGCCGGCGCAGCAGCAGCCGCTGCTCCTCACCCGCCGCCAGCGCACCGGGGTGTCCCGGCCCCGGCGTGCCCGTCGGCGTGGGCTCGCGCATCGTGCGCTGCACGGCGGTCTCGTAACGCCGTATTTCGCGGGTGAGCACCAGCATCAGATTCACCAGGAAGGCGTCCCGCGCGGCCGGCCCGGCGGCCTGCGCGAGCTGGCTGATCTGGCGGCGCGCCACGGGGGCGTCACCGAGCACCGACCACAGGGTGGCGAGGTCGTAGCCCGGCAGGTACCAGCCGGCGTGGTCCCAGTCGAGCAGCACCGGCCCGGCGGGGGACAGCAGGACGTTGTTCAGCAGCGCGTCACCGTGGCAGAACTGGCCCTGGGTGTGGGACAGGCCGTGCAGCAGCTTCTGCAGGTCGCCCAGGTCCCGGTCGGTCAGCAGGCCGAGACCGTGGAAGTGCGCGATGCGCTTGCCGTACTCCAGCGGCATGTCGAACATCCCGGCCGGCGGCCGCCAGAGGTTGACCCGGCAGATCGCGCCGAGCGCGGCCCGGACGTCCGCGCGGGGTGGTGCTTCGGTGGGATGCCGTTGGATGCAGGCGATCCGGCCGGGCATCCGCTCGACGACCAGAGTGCAGTTGTCCGGGTCCGCGGCGATGAGCCTCGGTACGCGTACCGGCGGGCGGTGGCGGACGAAGGCCCGGTAAGCAGCTATTTCGTGCCGGAACCGCTCGGTCCACGCGGGGGAGTGGTCCAGTAAACACTTGGCGACCGCGGTCGTGCGGCCGGTGGTGCCCACCAGCAGGACGGACTTGCCGCTGCGGCGGAGCACCTGGACCGGATGGAACTCGGGGCAGATGCGGTGCACGGAGGCGACCGCGGCGCGCAGCTGGGCGCCCTGGGGGCCGGACAAGTCGAGTCTCCCGCTGAGCGGTTGGG includes:
- a CDS encoding ATP-binding protein codes for the protein MNHGWEHVRDVRRELLERNTELDALERALSRLRGTAGGPVAAQRGGLLSFAGSAGMGKTALLAEVRARAAAHGCTVLSARGNEQEHGMAFHVVRQLVQPVLAGYDEATCRTVLGSWYDIVAPALGLVADAGGSSPDPTGVRDGLDWLVTRLAVQQAPTVLVMDDAQWADQESLSWLTAFAPRAEDLPMLVVVAYRPDELPRSAAAFRKPAERHASRPYVLTPLTCDAVSSIIRDAVGDEAEEKFCTECWAVTDGNPFEAVELAAGLRERGLKGCRDDLPALRELGSAVKGKGLVERLDRLGGAAVRLAWAVAVLGTSATPEVTAGVAALGSESGVDVVAQLREARILAPDEGPDGILQFAHPLIATAVHRAIPTALRVGMHNVAAEAVVEAGLGPTVAARHLLEVPCEGDDWVVQRLRQAAQEYVRAGAPDAARRFLTRALREPPSPEDRAAVLFELGAATFLAAPEVTVNYLREALAEPDVEPELREAITYRLAQALAHTDQVAEAAAVAAEEARRTSLPATRLRMQAENFVWSAFRADEPDSAARSRRLARLADHLTGDGPAERYILGLRAWDCVVHGEPAATALRYAEDALVGGLSWTEDNRGFEVPVAVAMTFMYCDQPGRAEELFTRGMAECERKGWRGAHLAFGHALLGYIRYRRGALVEAEALVREGLRIAERVGGAVPAQWYAIGILIEILLARGRIEEAQEIADHFGYGEVVPNAVVYPDSRTVYSELLLARGLHRHAEHHLKAVGRRLDARGMRNPAWCPWQLLLARATALTDSPHAIELAEEGVRRARRFGTATAIGEALHCAANVIGGGRALKLLAEAVRELEHSPAGYALAEALVDHGAALRRAGLPQDAAERLYRGLEGAVHCGADALAERARDELSAAGLRPLQLHSTGTDALTSQERVAAERLALGWDTGRIAEELATPETVVTRLLSSVCRKMGTDYAGLPRLLETADPATVPDGPPRR
- a CDS encoding N-acetylmuramoyl-L-alanine amidase — its product is MRGSDEKRTHRSRARRAATAVAAAALLVPLVSAAPSGTAGQPRAATAQPAADALQRAFADAAAQYGVPQNVLLAVSYLESRWDGHGGAPSVSGGYGPMHLTDARTALAERPHHGEGDEDPRGDDSRARKRVRAQLPAPAALPARLRTLDRAARLTGLPAERLRRDPAANIRGGAALLAAEQRRLGPLSADPARWYGSVARYSGADDARTAAGFADDVYDVLRQGQSRTTDSGQRVTLPASPGLTADRAQLGRLGLRSPAAPAGSRLECPYTVSCVSVPAPYEEFGDGDYGNHDKADRPRDQRVDAIVIHDTEGSWETTLKLIKDPTYVSWHYTIRSADGLIAQHVPTKDVAWHAGNWYVNAHSVGIEHEGFLAAPDAWYTEAMYRASARLVRYLAHKYGLPLDRQHIIGHDNVPGTTPATIKGMHTDPGPYWDWAHYFRLLGSPFVRTAGPRGGLVTIRPDYDRHRPVYTDCVKPGQPCAPHGSTAVRLHTGPSESAPLVQDIGLRPDGGPSTTGVNDTGARATTGQRYAVAERRGEWTAIWYLGQKAWFHNPAKQPTAVDAKGLVITPKAGRTDIPVYGRAYPEQAAYPAGVPVQAVTPLPYKLLAGQRYAVGNRVRGEYFYAPTYDVSKHAVVRGKDVYYEIQVGHRVGYVRAADVEVRSSDG
- a CDS encoding aminoglycoside phosphotransferase family protein — protein: MYAASSAVSAPNRPYRPQPPGSGPYLDPSQSPGAVSGLAGGRNRRTQGGGPQPLSGRLDLSGPQGAQLRAAVASVHRICPEFHPVQVLRRSGKSVLLVGTTGRTTAVAKCLLDHSPAWTERFRHEIAAYRAFVRHRPPVRVPRLIAADPDNCTLVVERMPGRIACIQRHPTEAPPRADVRAALGAICRVNLWRPPAGMFDMPLEYGKRIAHFHGLGLLTDRDLGDLQKLLHGLSHTQGQFCHGDALLNNVLLSPAGPVLLDWDHAGWYLPGYDLATLWSVLGDAPVARRQISQLAQAAGPAARDAFLVNLMLVLTREIRRYETAVQRTMREPTPTGTPGPGHPGALAAGEEQRLLLRRLHDDCQMARRAVRAAVGTR